The genomic interval GCGCTTGACGTCGAGGCCCCGGGCCGCCACGTCGGTGGCGACGACGATGTCGAGGTCGCCGTTCTTGAGGCGCTCGATCGTCTTCTCCCGCATCTGCTGGGTCATGTCGCCGTTGAGGGGCGCGCAGGAGAAGCCGCGGGCCTCGAGCTTCTCGGAGAGCTCCACGGTGGCGATCTTGGTGCGGGCGAAGACGAGCATCGCCTCGATCTCCTCGGCCTCGAGGATGCGGGTCAGGGCGTCGAGCTTGTGCAGCCCCTTGACCTGCCAGAACCACTGGGAGATCGTGTCGACCGTCGAGGTCTTGCTCTTGATGCGGATCTCGACCGGGTCCTTGAGATGGCGCCGGGCGATGCGCAGCACGCCGGCCGGCATGGTCGCGGAGAAGAGGGCGGTCTGCCGCTCTTCCGGGGCGTGCTCCAGGATCTGCTCGACCTCGTCGACGAAACCCATCCGCAGCATCTCGTCCGCCTCGTCGAGGACGACGCAGCGCAGCCGATCGAGCTTCAGGGTGCCGCGGCGCAGGTGGTCCTGGATGCGGCCGGGGGTGCCGACCACGGCCTGGACGCCCCGATGCAGCTGGCGCAGCTGCTGGACCATGTTCTGGCCGCCGTAGACGGGCAGCACCTGGAATCCGGGGAGGTGGCGGGCGTAGGTCTGCATCGCCTCGGCGACCTGCAGCGCCAGCTCCCGGGTGGGGGTCAGGACCAGGATCTGGGGGGCCTTCAGGGCCGGGTCGAGGCGGCTGAGCAGGGGCAGGGAAAAGGCGGCCGTTTTGCCGGTGCCGGTCTGGGCCTGTCCGAGCAGGTCGCGGCCCTCGAACAGGGGGGGGATGCTCTTGGCCTGGATCGGCGAGGGGGTCTCGTAGCCGACGTCCTCGATCACCCTGGCAACGGCAGGGGCGAGGGCCAGCTCGGCGAAGCCGGGAAGCGTTTCTTCGGTCATGAAAAGCCTGTTCGGGATGTGCCCGGCGGGGATGGCAGGCGGAGAGCCGGGCGGAGTGCGGTGAGAAGCGACTGTTACAGGAACATTGTCCTCACTGGCGGAGGAAACCGCAACCCCTTATCTTGCATATAGAGCAAGGGCTAATGTCCGGGAGGGGAAACGCGGCGGGGGAGGAGCCGGTCTCGCGCGCCGGTCTTCCGCTTTTCGCTCAAGGCTCCAGCTCGTCCCGCGGGGGCCCGGCGAGATGTTCGAGGGTCCCTTCCAGGGTCTCCTCTCCGACGGTCAGGTAGAGGGTGCCGCCGGAGACGGTCAGGGTCCAGTCGATGGTGCGCTCCAATCCGGCGGCGAGGCGGGCGGTGAGCTCCGCGTCGGGGGCCAGGACGCAGAGGCCTGGCACGGTTTCGAGCCGTTCCAGGTGGGCCTCTTTCCAGCGCCAGAGGTTGGCGCCGCCGGCCACCAGGATCACCTGCCGGCAGTGGCGGGCGGCCTTGACCAGGCGCTCCGGGTCGGGCTGGCCGACCTCCACCCAGAGCCGCACCCGGCCGTCGGGCTCGTGGCTCCACAGGTCGGGCTCGTCCCCCGCGGAGACCCCGCGGGTGAAGGCCAGGTCCGGGCTCTGGCACAGGGCCCAGGCCAGCACCCGCAGCACCAGGCGCTCGGCGGTCTCGGAAGGGTGCCGGGCGACGCGCGCCTGCAGGCGGGTGAAGAGCTGGCGGTCGACGTCGGCGAGTTCGACGGCGACCCGGTGGATGGTCGATGGTGCGGCCATGGGCGTGGTCCTCGAGAAGGGGGGCGGATGACGAGGCGACAGGGTAGCAGATTTGTCACCGCTCGGGGGAAATTCCTGCTCGCAGGCCGGCTTATCCTCAATGCGGAGCCGGCGGGACGCCGATTTCGCCCTCTTCTTTGGGCCGGCAGGGAAGGACCAGGTTGAGGATCACCCCGGCCAGGCCCGCCAGGCCGATCCCCTTGAACGATACCGCCCCCAGGGAGAGTTCCATGCCGCCGATGCCGCACACCAGGATCAGCGCCACAACCGCCAGGTTGCGCGGTTCGAGCAGGTCCTGGCCGGCGCGCACGAGGGTGTTGAGGCCGACCACGGCGATCGCCCCGAACAGCAGCAGCATGATCCCGCCCATGACCGGCACAGGCACCGTCTGCAGCAGGGCGCCGACCTTGCCGACGAAGGCGAGCAGGATGGCGCAGAGGGCGGCCCAGGTCATGACCGCCGGGTTGAAGACCCGGGTCAGGGCGACCGCGCCGGTCACTTCCGAGTAGGTGGTGTTGGGCGGACCGCCGCAGAAGGCGGCCAGCGAGGTGGCCAGGCCGTCGCCGAGCATGGTGCGGTGGACCCCCGGCTGCCGGAGGTAGTTTTTCCCCGAGACGGAGGAGATCGCCAGGAGGTCGCCGAAATGCTCGATGGCCGGGGCGATCGCCACGGGCAGGATGTAGATGATCGCCTGGGCGTGGAACCGGGGCAGGACGAAGGCGGGGACGGCGATCCAGGGGGCGGCGGCAACGGCGGTGAAATCGACCAGGCCGAAGGCGAGGCTCAGGAGGTAGCCGACGACCAGACCGCTGAGGATCGGCAGCAGTCGCAGCATCCCCCGCCCCTTGAGGGAGACCAGGACGGTCACGGCGAGGGCGCTCAGCGACACGACCAGGGCCGTGCTTTGCGGCACCAGCTGCAGGGCGCCGTCGCCGCTGCGGCCGTTGGCCATGTGCACCGCCACCGGGGCGAGGATCAGGCCGATGACCATGATCACCGGGCCGGTCACCACCGGCGGGAAGATCCGGGCGACGACCCGGGTGCCCCGCCAGGAGACGATCAGGCTGAGGACCACGTAAAAGATTCCGGCGGCCGCCAGCCCCGACATGGTCGCGGGAATCCCCCAGGTCTGCACCCCGTAGATGATCGGGGCGATGAAGGCGAAGGAGGAGGCGAGAAAGACAGGCACCTGGCCGCGGGTCACCAGCTGGAAAAGGAGGGTTCCTGCGCCGGCGGTGAAGAGGGCCACGTTGGGGTCGAGCCCGGTCAGCAGAGGCACCAGCACCAGTGCGCCGAAGGCGACGAAGAGCATCTGCGCGCCGAGCAGGGCGTCCTTGCCGCGAAACCGGTAGTCGGTCTGGGACGGTTCCGTCATGAGGCCCCTCTTACTTGGTGCCGAAAATCTTGTCCCCGGCGTCGCCGAGCCCGGGCAGGATGTACCCCTTCTCGTTGAGCCGCTCGTCGACCGACGCCACGTAGATATCGACGTCGGGATGGGCCTCCCGGAGGCGTTCGATCCCTTCGGGGGCCGCCACCAGGAAGAGTCCCTTGATCTGCCGGCAGCCCGCCTTCTTTAGCAGGTCGATGGCGGCGACCAGGCTGCCGCCGGTGGCGAGCATCGGGTCGAGCACGAGGGCCGTGCGGTCGGCCATCCGGCGGGTCATTTTCTCGAAGTAGCAGACCGGCTCGAGCGTCTCTTCGTCGCGGTACAGGCCGATCACGCTGACCCGGGCGCTCGGGATCAGGCTGAGCACGCCGTCCATCATCCCGAGCCCGGCCCGCAGGATCGGCACCACGGTCACCTTGATCCCCTTGAGCTGCTCCACCGTCACCGGTCCGGCCCAGCCGGTAATCGAGCAGGGCTCGGTCTCGAGGTCCGCGGTCGCCTCGTAGGTCAGCAGCCGCGCCACCTCGGAGGCCAGCTCGCGGAAATCCTTGGTACTGATGTTCTTCTTGCGCATCAGGCCCAGCTTGTGCCGGACCAGGGGGTGCTTCACTTCGACGACGGCCACGGCGGCCTCCTTGTCAAACGGTTGTTTCTGTGAAAGAGAGCTCGCCAAAGTCTACCAAGGCTGGGCGGGAAGGCAAAGGGAGCGGGGGGTGCGGCCCGCCTTCAGTCGGCTATACTCTGAGGGTGCCCGGGCCGCCGCCGGGAGTAATTTGTTAGCTTTGTGTTAGGGCGCTACTTGGCGGTTGACGGGCATTGAAGGGGTAGAGTATCGTTGGGCCGCTTGGGCGAACAGAAACCTGGCTGGATCCTAACACATTAGACGGAAGGGCTATTTCGAGCTATGGGCACTGAAATCTTAATGGTCGGCGTCGGCATCCTCGTCCTCGTCGCCGTGTTCGACATCATGGTCGGGGTCAGCAACGACGCGGTGAACTTCCTCACGCCCTCGATCGGCTCGCGGGTGGCACCGAGGACGGTGATCATGCTCATCGCCAGCCTTGGCATCCTTGCCGGGGTGACCTTCTCCAGCGGCATGATGGAGGTGGCGCGCAAGGGGATCTTCCATCCGCAGTTCTTCACCATGCCGGAGCTGTTGACGATTTTCCTGGCCGTCATGCTCACCGACATCATCCTCCTCGACCAGTTCAACACCTACGGCCTGCCGACCTCGACAACGGTCTCCATCGTCTTCGAACTGCTCGGCGCAGCGGTGGCCGTCTCCCTGCTCAAGATCGTCCAGGCCGGCGACAGCCTTGTCACCGTGGTGGAGTACATCAACACCGCCAAGGCGATCACCATCATCATGGGGATCCTCTTCTCGGTGGCGATCTCGTTCTTCTTCGGCGCCCTCGTCCAGTTCCTCACCCGCCTCCTCTTCACCTTCGACTACCAGCAGCGCATCAAGCGCTACGGGGCCCTCTGGGGCGGGGTGGCCCTCTCCTCGATCACCTACTTCATCCTCGTCAAGGGGGCCAAGGGGGCTTCCTTCATGAGCAAGGCCGATGTCGCCTGGATCAAGGCGAACTGGCTGCTGCTCATCGGAGTGATCTTCGTCGTCTCGGCCATCCTCCTGGCGATCCTGCAGGCGCTGAAGTTCAACATACTCAAGCCGATCGTTCTGGTCGGGACCTTCGCCCTGGCGATGGCCTTCGCCGCCAACGACCTGGTCAACTTCATCGGGGTGCCGATGGCCGGTGTCCACGCCTACACCTCGGCGATGGCGACCGCAGACCCGCTCACCGTGACCATGGGAGCTTTAGCCGAGAAGGTTCCGGCCCAGACGACTTATCTGCTGATTGCCGGCGGCATCATGGTGTTGACCATGTGGCTGTCGCGCAAGGCACGCACGGTCACGGCGACCTCGATCAACCTTAGCCAGCAGGAAGAGGGCAACGAGCGTTTCGAGTCGATTTTCCTCTCGCGCGCCATCGTGCGCCTGGTGCTCAATACCCTCGATATGGTCAAGGGCGTCTTCCCCCAGTCGCTACGGACCGTGGTCAGGGACCGCCTCGATCCGGCCAACGCCCCCAAGGTCGAGATGGTCGAGGGGCGCCCCTCCTTCGACTTGCTGCGCGCCTCGGTCAACCTGATGGTCGCCAGCGCCGTGGTCTCCTACGCGACGGCCAACAAGCTTCCCCTTTCGACGACCTACGTCACCTTCATGGTCGCCATGGGGACCTCCTTCGCCGACAAGGCATGGGGCCGGGAAAGCGCGGTCTACCGCGTCACCGGCGTGTTGACCGTCGTCGGCGGCTGGTTCATGACCGCCATTATCGCCTTCACCTTCGCCGGCCTCTTTGCGACGGTCATTTTCTACGCCAAAGGGTTCGGAGTGCTTCTGCTGGCGGTGTTTGCGGTCTACCTGATCTGGAACACCCACCGCAAGCACCGTGTCATGGAAGAGGAGGCGCAGAAAGGCGAGGTCTTCAACCTCGAGAAGGTCAAGGACCCGCACGAGTGCGTCGAGACCACCTTCAAGCACATGAGCTTCCTGCTCAAGGAAATCCACCAGTCCCTCGACAAGACCCTCGACGGGCTCTTCAAGCAGAACTTCGACCAGATCGGGGTGGAGCGCAAGAAGCTGATCAAGTCGCAGCAGTGGTCGAACATCATCAGCGCCAACGTCTTCAAGGCGATGCGCCTGCTCGAACAGCAGGGGGTGGCCGTCTCCCACAAGTATCCGCAGACCATCCGGCGCCTGCAGAAACTCTCCGACGGGCACCGCGACATCGTGCTGCGTGCCTACACCCACATCGGCAATCACCACAAGGGGCTGTTGCCGGAGCAGGTCGAGGAGCTCGAGCAGGTGCGCAGGAAGCTCGGCGTGATCCTCGGCGAGGTCGAGAGCACCTTCGATCGCATGCAGACCAGCAACGTCGAGCGGCTGCGC from Desulfuromonas sp. carries:
- a CDS encoding YaeQ family protein; its protein translation is MAAPSTIHRVAVELADVDRQLFTRLQARVARHPSETAERLVLRVLAWALCQSPDLAFTRGVSAGDEPDLWSHEPDGRVRLWVEVGQPDPERLVKAARHCRQVILVAGGANLWRWKEAHLERLETVPGLCVLAPDAELTARLAAGLERTIDWTLTVSGGTLYLTVGEETLEGTLEHLAGPPRDELEP
- the upp gene encoding uracil phosphoribosyltransferase, encoding MAVVEVKHPLVRHKLGLMRKKNISTKDFRELASEVARLLTYEATADLETEPCSITGWAGPVTVEQLKGIKVTVVPILRAGLGMMDGVLSLIPSARVSVIGLYRDEETLEPVCYFEKMTRRMADRTALVLDPMLATGGSLVAAIDLLKKAGCRQIKGLFLVAAPEGIERLREAHPDVDIYVASVDERLNEKGYILPGLGDAGDKIFGTK
- a CDS encoding DEAD/DEAH box helicase, whose protein sequence is MTEETLPGFAELALAPAVARVIEDVGYETPSPIQAKSIPPLFEGRDLLGQAQTGTGKTAAFSLPLLSRLDPALKAPQILVLTPTRELALQVAEAMQTYARHLPGFQVLPVYGGQNMVQQLRQLHRGVQAVVGTPGRIQDHLRRGTLKLDRLRCVVLDEADEMLRMGFVDEVEQILEHAPEERQTALFSATMPAGVLRIARRHLKDPVEIRIKSKTSTVDTISQWFWQVKGLHKLDALTRILEAEEIEAMLVFARTKIATVELSEKLEARGFSCAPLNGDMTQQMREKTIERLKNGDLDIVVATDVAARGLDVKRISHVVNYDIPYDTEAYVHRIGRTGRAGREGKAILFVAPREKRMLAAIEHATRQPIKPMRLPSRQDITDRRIGLFKEQIAETLEAQDLEFFEEMIDSFQTEYDAGHRRIAAALAYLAQKERPLQPEEIPVERRAEARDTPPRRERSAGPAGAGMRRYRIEVGRDHGVEPKHIVGAISNEAKLSGSHIGAIKLFNTFSLVDLPDDMPAEAFSLLQKIRICGRPIKISVDSGAKAPENPGKYRRTPFKKGGEDRRFKPGGKKPFIDRRGPKKGK
- a CDS encoding inorganic phosphate transporter; protein product: MGTEILMVGVGILVLVAVFDIMVGVSNDAVNFLTPSIGSRVAPRTVIMLIASLGILAGVTFSSGMMEVARKGIFHPQFFTMPELLTIFLAVMLTDIILLDQFNTYGLPTSTTVSIVFELLGAAVAVSLLKIVQAGDSLVTVVEYINTAKAITIIMGILFSVAISFFFGALVQFLTRLLFTFDYQQRIKRYGALWGGVALSSITYFILVKGAKGASFMSKADVAWIKANWLLLIGVIFVVSAILLAILQALKFNILKPIVLVGTFALAMAFAANDLVNFIGVPMAGVHAYTSAMATADPLTVTMGALAEKVPAQTTYLLIAGGIMVLTMWLSRKARTVTATSINLSQQEEGNERFESIFLSRAIVRLVLNTLDMVKGVFPQSLRTVVRDRLDPANAPKVEMVEGRPSFDLLRASVNLMVASAVVSYATANKLPLSTTYVTFMVAMGTSFADKAWGRESAVYRVTGVLTVVGGWFMTAIIAFTFAGLFATVIFYAKGFGVLLLAVFAVYLIWNTHRKHRVMEEEAQKGEVFNLEKVKDPHECVETTFKHMSFLLKEIHQSLDKTLDGLFKQNFDQIGVERKKLIKSQQWSNIISANVFKAMRLLEQQGVAVSHKYPQTIRRLQKLSDGHRDIVLRAYTHIGNHHKGLLPEQVEELEQVRRKLGVILGEVESTFDRMQTSNVERLRELDADLRAYANELNDRQVPRIKDITSKTRLSILYYAIVGNAMMLSKQNLELVEIFDESFGALSDKGGAGGR
- a CDS encoding uracil-xanthine permease family protein; the protein is MTEPSQTDYRFRGKDALLGAQMLFVAFGALVLVPLLTGLDPNVALFTAGAGTLLFQLVTRGQVPVFLASSFAFIAPIIYGVQTWGIPATMSGLAAAGIFYVVLSLIVSWRGTRVVARIFPPVVTGPVIMVIGLILAPVAVHMANGRSGDGALQLVPQSTALVVSLSALAVTVLVSLKGRGMLRLLPILSGLVVGYLLSLAFGLVDFTAVAAAPWIAVPAFVLPRFHAQAIIYILPVAIAPAIEHFGDLLAISSVSGKNYLRQPGVHRTMLGDGLATSLAAFCGGPPNTTYSEVTGAVALTRVFNPAVMTWAALCAILLAFVGKVGALLQTVPVPVMGGIMLLLFGAIAVVGLNTLVRAGQDLLEPRNLAVVALILVCGIGGMELSLGAVSFKGIGLAGLAGVILNLVLPCRPKEEGEIGVPPAPH